One segment of Oscillospiraceae bacterium MB08-C2-2 DNA contains the following:
- a CDS encoding (2Fe-2S) ferredoxin domain-containing protein, producing MEITVCIGSSCHLKGSRPVVEQLEKLIFEKRLRDRVELQGSFCMGNCTAGVCVQVEGEMFSLKPEDTAVFFEKEVMARL from the coding sequence ATGGAAATCACTGTTTGTATTGGAAGTTCCTGTCATTTAAAAGGTTCCAGACCGGTTGTTGAGCAACTGGAAAAACTGATTTTTGAAAAGCGGCTCCGAGATAGGGTGGAGCTGCAAGGTTCCTTCTGCATGGGTAACTGTACAGCTGGTGTTTGTGTGCAGGTGGAAGGCGAAATGTTTTCACTTAAGCCGGAAGATACCGCAGTCTTCTTTGAAAAAGAGGTTATGGCAAGGCTATAA
- a CDS encoding [Fe-Fe] hydrogenase large subunit C-terminal domain-containing protein, which produces MTQTADYLKLKKSNCKNCYKCIRNCPVKSIRFSDGQANIINEDCILCGHCFVACPQNAKEIREDIGAAKSLIASGAPVYASIAPSFVANYDRVTIGSLEKALLRLGFAGVEETAVGATIVKKQYDELVAQADGKVVISSCCHTINLLIQKYYPEALPCLAHVLSPMQAHSQDLKRRFPAAKTVFIGPCISKKEEAERYPGIVDCVLTFEELSSWLEAENIQLEYVEDQNANSRARLFPICGGILRTMDADNPDYSYMALDGIDNCAHALEDILSGKLTDCFIEMSACVGSCVGGPAMDKSHRAPVRDFIAVNRYAGKDHFQVYDYIGAALEKEMPPLAPREVFFSNSAIEEILRKIGKTSPEHELNCGSCGYNTCRDKARAVLLGKANLEMCLPYLKEKAESFSDKIIGNTPNAIIVMNEAMEVQQINAAACRLMNIHQPRDILGGPVVRILDPTPFMDVFQKNKSVYDKRSYLAEYRKYVDQTVIYDKDYHIIICIMRDVTEEARQREEKEAISRTTMEITDKVIEKQMRTVQEIASLLGETTAETKIALTKLKESLSHE; this is translated from the coding sequence ATGACTCAAACAGCAGACTATTTAAAGCTTAAAAAGTCCAACTGCAAAAACTGCTATAAGTGCATTCGGAACTGCCCTGTAAAATCCATCCGCTTTTCCGATGGTCAAGCCAATATTATCAACGAGGACTGCATCCTGTGCGGGCACTGCTTTGTGGCCTGCCCCCAGAACGCCAAGGAAATACGGGAAGATATCGGTGCAGCGAAGTCCTTGATTGCGTCCGGTGCTCCGGTATATGCCAGCATTGCCCCCTCTTTTGTGGCCAATTATGACCGTGTAACCATCGGCTCCCTTGAAAAGGCTCTGCTTCGTCTGGGCTTTGCCGGTGTGGAAGAGACAGCTGTTGGCGCTACCATAGTAAAAAAACAATACGACGAGCTGGTTGCTCAGGCAGATGGAAAGGTTGTAATCTCTTCTTGCTGTCACACCATCAACCTGCTTATACAAAAATATTATCCCGAGGCCCTGCCGTGTCTTGCTCATGTGCTGTCACCAATGCAGGCACACTCCCAGGATCTTAAACGGCGGTTTCCTGCCGCTAAAACAGTCTTTATCGGCCCCTGTATTTCCAAAAAGGAAGAGGCAGAGCGTTATCCGGGAATCGTAGACTGCGTTCTGACCTTTGAGGAGCTTTCCTCCTGGCTGGAAGCTGAGAATATCCAGCTTGAATATGTGGAGGATCAAAACGCCAACAGCCGGGCACGCCTGTTCCCTATCTGCGGCGGTATCCTGCGTACGATGGACGCTGATAACCCCGATTATTCCTATATGGCTTTGGATGGTATAGATAACTGTGCCCATGCTTTGGAGGATATTCTCAGCGGTAAGCTGACCGACTGCTTTATTGAAATGTCCGCTTGTGTGGGCAGCTGTGTGGGCGGGCCTGCCATGGATAAAAGCCATCGTGCTCCTGTACGGGATTTCATAGCGGTTAACCGCTATGCGGGTAAAGATCATTTTCAAGTATATGATTATATAGGAGCTGCTCTTGAAAAAGAAATGCCCCCGCTGGCTCCCCGAGAGGTATTTTTCAGCAACAGTGCTATCGAAGAGATTTTGCGAAAAATCGGCAAGACCAGCCCGGAGCACGAGCTCAACTGCGGGAGCTGCGGTTACAATACCTGCCGTGATAAGGCTAGAGCGGTTCTTTTGGGAAAAGCCAATCTGGAAATGTGCCTGCCTTATCTAAAAGAAAAAGCCGAATCCTTTTCGGATAAGATCATTGGCAACACGCCCAATGCGATTATTGTGATGAACGAAGCAATGGAGGTGCAGCAGATCAATGCTGCTGCCTGCAGGCTCATGAACATTCACCAGCCCCGGGATATTTTGGGCGGCCCGGTGGTTCGCATTCTGGATCCCACGCCTTTTATGGATGTTTTTCAAAAAAATAAAAGCGTTTACGATAAACGCTCCTATTTGGCTGAATATAGAAAATATGTGGATCAGACCGTTATTTACGACAAGGACTATCACATTATCATTTGCATTATGCGCGATGTAACAGAAGAGGCCCGCCAGCGGGAGGAAAAAGAAGCAATCAGCCGCACAACCATGGAAATTACCGATAAGGTAATTGAAAAGCAGATGCGGACTGTTCAGGAAATCGCCTCGCTTCTGGGTGAAACCACCGCTGAAACCAAAATTGCATTGACCAAGCTAAAGGAGTCCCTAAGCCATGAATAA
- a CDS encoding SpoIIE family protein phosphatase, with protein sequence MNNLCTDVGYVSINKHNEQLCGDHVEVVSQGDNSTVVVLADGLGSGVKANILSTLTAKIISTMMANSLSVEDCVSTIAATLPICKVRQVAYSTFTIIRIANNLEAEITQFDNPHVIFLRNGKNVDYPTTSEMIDNKVIYKSKIQLQEDDTFIAVSDGAIHAGVGLTLNFGWQRQNIIEFMETIYSGDFTAKTLSTMLVNECNSLYGGEPGDDTTACTVKIRRRKPMNLLLGPPSDPADVSKMMSLFFSKEGKHIVCGGTTSTLAAEYLGKPLNVGTPVYIDPAIPPTAKIEGVDLVTEGVITINRVLEYARDYLKDNEKYTDWSYKQDGASLIARALFEEATDINFFVGKAINPAHQNPNLPINFHIKMQLIEDLSGCLRTMGKKIKVSYF encoded by the coding sequence ATGAATAACCTTTGCACCGATGTGGGCTATGTGAGCATCAACAAGCATAACGAACAGCTCTGCGGCGATCATGTTGAGGTGGTATCCCAAGGTGACAACTCCACCGTGGTGGTGCTGGCAGATGGTCTGGGCAGCGGGGTTAAAGCAAACATTCTCTCCACTCTTACTGCGAAAATCATCTCTACCATGATGGCCAATTCTCTTTCCGTTGAGGATTGTGTTTCCACCATTGCGGCCACCCTGCCCATCTGCAAGGTGCGTCAGGTCGCTTATTCCACCTTTACCATCATTCGTATCGCCAACAATCTGGAGGCGGAAATCACACAATTTGATAATCCCCATGTTATCTTTCTGCGAAACGGAAAAAACGTGGATTACCCCACAACCTCCGAGATGATTGACAACAAGGTGATTTATAAATCTAAAATCCAGCTTCAGGAGGATGATACTTTCATCGCTGTCAGTGATGGAGCTATCCATGCCGGAGTTGGGCTGACGCTGAATTTTGGCTGGCAGCGTCAGAATATTATCGAGTTTATGGAAACAATCTATTCCGGGGATTTTACTGCCAAAACCCTCAGCACCATGCTGGTGAACGAATGCAATTCCCTGTATGGCGGCGAGCCGGGAGACGACACTACCGCCTGTACCGTTAAAATCCGGCGCAGAAAGCCTATGAATCTTCTTCTTGGGCCTCCCTCCGATCCGGCGGATGTTTCCAAGATGATGTCGCTGTTTTTCTCCAAAGAGGGCAAGCACATTGTCTGCGGAGGCACAACCTCCACTCTGGCGGCGGAATACTTAGGCAAGCCTTTGAATGTAGGCACCCCTGTTTATATTGACCCTGCAATCCCCCCTACTGCCAAAATCGAAGGGGTGGATTTGGTTACCGAAGGTGTTATCACCATCAACCGGGTGCTGGAATATGCCAGAGATTATCTCAAGGACAATGAGAAATACACCGATTGGAGCTACAAGCAGGATGGCGCCTCTCTCATTGCAAGAGCCCTTTTTGAGGAGGCCACTGATATTAATTTTTTTGTGGGAAAAGCCATTAATCCCGCCCACCAAAACCCCAATCTGCCTATCAATTTTCATATTAAAATGCAGCTTATTGAAGATCTTTCCGGCTGTTTGAGGACGATGGGTAAAAAAATAAAAGTCAGCTACTTTTAA
- a CDS encoding NAD(P)H-dependent oxidoreductase subunit E, with amino-acid sequence MDETFELKVIDEIIDELGCKESSVIAILQSIQEHYRYLPKEIFPHLAKRLKISQAKIYSVATFYENFSLTPKGKYVLKVCDGTACHVRKSIPILERLRKELALVPGQTTTEDLNFTVETVSCLGACGLAPVLTVNDKVYPAMTPDKAAELLVQLKEEL; translated from the coding sequence ATGGATGAGACATTTGAACTAAAGGTAATCGATGAGATTATCGATGAATTGGGCTGCAAGGAGAGCTCGGTTATTGCGATCCTGCAAAGCATACAGGAGCATTACCGGTATTTGCCCAAAGAGATATTCCCTCATCTTGCCAAAAGACTGAAAATCAGTCAGGCCAAAATTTATAGTGTGGCCACCTTCTATGAAAATTTTTCCTTGACTCCCAAGGGTAAATATGTTTTGAAGGTGTGCGATGGAACTGCCTGCCATGTCAGAAAATCCATTCCCATTCTGGAAAGGCTGCGCAAGGAGCTTGCTTTGGTTCCCGGCCAAACCACTACCGAGGATTTGAATTTTACAGTGGAAACCGTATCCTGCCTTGGTGCCTGCGGACTTGCCCCTGTGCTGACTGTAAACGATAAGGTTTACCCTGCCATGACACCGGATAAGGCTGCGGAACTTTTGGTACAACTCAAGGAGGAACTGTAA
- the nuoF gene encoding NADH-quinone oxidoreductase subunit NuoF — protein sequence MLGSREDLISLRSTYEKSLGAQTKKILVCCGTGCISSGSLEIFDRLTQLMKDKNVPCTVQLEEEPHEAVAMKKSGCHGFCELGPLVRIDPEGWLYTKVKLEDCEEIVEKSIVGGEHIAHLAYTTNGEIFKKQEEIPFYKGQTRLVLDHCGHIDATSLKEYLAIGGYSAFEKALYEMDPDQIINEVTEATLRGRGGGGFPAGRKWGQVKRQNAPQKYVVCNGDEGDPGAFMDRSIMEGDPHRLLEGMMIAALACGASEGYIYVRAEYPMAVERLKIAIAQANEFGILGDNILGSDFSFHLHINRGAGAFVCGEGSALTASIEGKRGMPRVKPPRTVEHGLFDMPTVLNNVETFANVPVIINNGAEWYKGFGPANNAGTKAFALTGNISNTGLIEVPMGTTLREVIFDIGGGMRDGGEFKAVQIGGPSGGCLTAEHLDLPLDFDSLKKAGAMIGSGGLVVMDSNTCMVEVARFFMNFTQNESCGKCVPCREGTKRMLEILERIVEGKGEDGDIELLLELADTISATALCGLGKTAAFPVVSTIKSFRSEYEAHIYDKHCPAGSCQKLKKIYIDAPLCKGCSKCSKACPVSAISGKVREPFVIDQSKCIKCGACVTTCPFHAIKEA from the coding sequence ATGTTAGGAAGCAGAGAGGATCTCATTAGCCTGCGCAGTACTTATGAAAAATCTCTTGGCGCACAAACCAAAAAGATTTTGGTTTGCTGCGGTACCGGTTGTATTTCCAGCGGCTCTTTGGAAATTTTTGACCGTTTGACCCAATTGATGAAGGATAAAAACGTTCCCTGCACCGTACAATTGGAAGAAGAGCCCCACGAAGCAGTGGCTATGAAAAAAAGTGGCTGCCACGGTTTTTGTGAGTTGGGGCCTCTTGTCCGCATTGACCCCGAGGGCTGGCTGTATACCAAGGTCAAGCTGGAGGACTGCGAGGAAATCGTAGAAAAAAGCATTGTCGGCGGTGAACATATCGCTCACTTGGCCTATACAACAAATGGTGAAATTTTTAAAAAGCAGGAAGAGATTCCTTTTTATAAAGGCCAAACCCGTTTGGTTCTGGATCACTGCGGCCATATTGATGCCACTTCACTCAAAGAATATTTGGCAATCGGTGGTTACTCCGCTTTTGAAAAAGCTCTCTATGAGATGGACCCTGACCAGATTATTAACGAAGTCACAGAAGCCACCCTTCGTGGACGTGGGGGCGGCGGTTTCCCTGCCGGACGCAAATGGGGTCAGGTTAAGCGCCAGAATGCACCTCAAAAATACGTTGTCTGCAACGGTGACGAGGGTGACCCGGGTGCGTTTATGGATCGCAGCATCATGGAAGGCGATCCCCACCGTTTGCTGGAAGGCATGATGATTGCCGCTCTGGCCTGCGGTGCCAGCGAGGGTTATATCTATGTTCGTGCTGAATACCCCATGGCGGTGGAACGCCTTAAAATAGCGATCGCCCAAGCCAATGAATTCGGTATTTTGGGTGACAACATTCTTGGTTCCGATTTCTCCTTCCATCTGCATATCAACCGTGGAGCCGGTGCCTTTGTTTGCGGCGAGGGCAGTGCTCTGACCGCTTCCATTGAAGGCAAGCGCGGCATGCCTCGTGTCAAGCCTCCCAGAACGGTTGAGCATGGTCTTTTCGATATGCCTACAGTGCTCAACAATGTTGAGACCTTCGCCAACGTTCCTGTTATTATCAACAACGGGGCCGAGTGGTATAAGGGCTTCGGCCCGGCCAACAACGCCGGAACCAAGGCCTTTGCTCTCACCGGCAACATCTCCAACACCGGCCTGATCGAAGTTCCTATGGGAACCACCCTGCGGGAGGTTATCTTCGATATCGGCGGCGGCATGCGGGATGGCGGCGAATTCAAAGCTGTTCAGATCGGTGGCCCTTCCGGTGGATGCCTGACCGCAGAGCATCTGGATTTGCCTCTGGATTTTGATTCCCTGAAAAAAGCAGGTGCTATGATCGGCTCCGGTGGTCTGGTGGTTATGGACAGCAACACCTGTATGGTCGAGGTTGCCCGCTTCTTTATGAACTTCACCCAGAATGAATCCTGCGGCAAGTGTGTTCCCTGCCGTGAGGGCACCAAGCGTATGTTGGAAATTCTGGAGCGCATTGTAGAAGGCAAAGGCGAAGATGGCGACATTGAGCTTCTCCTTGAACTGGCCGACACTATATCTGCCACCGCTCTGTGCGGCTTAGGCAAAACTGCTGCTTTCCCGGTAGTCAGCACCATCAAGAGCTTCCGCAGTGAATACGAAGCTCATATTTATGATAAGCACTGCCCAGCTGGTAGCTGCCAGAAGCTCAAGAAAATCTACATTGATGCCCCTCTTTGCAAGGGCTGCTCCAAGTGCTCCAAGGCTTGCCCGGTCAGCGCTATTTCCGGCAAGGTGCGGGAACCTTTTGTGATCGATCAGAGCAAGTGCATAAAATGCGGGGCCTGTGTGACCACCTGCCCATTCCATGCAATCAAGGAGGCGTAA
- a CDS encoding [FeFe] hydrogenase, group A, whose translation MNTKEFMTIDGMPVEINGEKNLLELIRKAGIKMPTFCYHSELSIYGACRMCMVENQWGGLDAACSTPVKAGMEIRTNTERLRKYRKMILELLLANHCRDCTTCNNNGKCKLQDLAMRFNIEGVRFPNSAAAPKIDDSSLCITRDAHKCILCGDCVRVCNEIQNVGAIDFAHRGSKMTISTAFDGPIADSPCVGCGQCAAVCPTGAIVVKSDVSRLWKDLDDRNTKVTVQIAPAVRVGIGKELGMASNENAIGKIVAALRRMGFDEIYDTSTGADLTVLEEANELTKRLEKGGNTYPLFTSCCPAWVNFCEKQYPELMEHVSTCRSPMQMFASVIKAQHEPTDRKCVHVAIMPCTAKKFEAAREEFTTDGTSSVDYVITTQELIQMIKESGIMFSQLEPEAVDMPFGTMSGAGVIFGVTGGVTEAVLRRVSTDKSSAALLSIAYKGVRGMEGVKETTITFGEQTLKIAVVSGLKNASDLIERIKAGEHYDFIEVMACPGGCVSGAGQPFASLEQRESRGKGLYSADKLCNIKRSEENPLMMSLYNGVLKGRVHELLHVDYKLSEGVK comes from the coding sequence ATGAATACCAAAGAATTTATGACCATTGACGGCATGCCCGTCGAAATAAACGGCGAAAAAAACCTCCTTGAGCTGATCCGCAAGGCTGGTATTAAAATGCCCACTTTCTGTTATCATTCCGAGCTTTCCATTTACGGTGCCTGCCGCATGTGCATGGTAGAAAACCAGTGGGGAGGCTTGGATGCCGCTTGCTCCACTCCGGTTAAGGCCGGTATGGAAATCCGCACCAACACTGAGCGTCTGCGGAAATACCGCAAGATGATTCTGGAGCTGCTGTTGGCAAACCACTGCCGCGACTGCACCACCTGCAACAACAACGGCAAATGCAAGCTGCAGGATTTGGCTATGCGCTTTAACATTGAAGGTGTACGCTTCCCCAACAGTGCGGCTGCGCCTAAAATCGATGATTCTTCCCTCTGCATCACCCGAGATGCTCACAAGTGCATTCTTTGCGGTGACTGTGTGCGGGTATGCAACGAGATTCAGAATGTGGGAGCCATTGATTTTGCTCACCGTGGCTCTAAAATGACCATCAGCACCGCATTTGACGGCCCCATCGCCGATTCTCCCTGTGTAGGCTGCGGCCAGTGTGCGGCAGTGTGCCCCACCGGTGCCATTGTGGTTAAGAGCGATGTAAGCCGCCTCTGGAAGGATCTGGACGACCGGAATACCAAGGTAACGGTACAGATTGCGCCTGCTGTGCGTGTGGGTATCGGCAAAGAGCTTGGAATGGCCAGCAACGAAAATGCCATTGGCAAAATTGTGGCTGCCCTGCGCCGCATGGGCTTTGATGAAATCTACGATACCTCCACCGGTGCTGACCTGACTGTTCTGGAAGAAGCCAATGAGCTGACCAAGCGTCTGGAAAAGGGCGGAAACACCTATCCCCTCTTTACCTCCTGCTGCCCTGCATGGGTTAACTTCTGCGAAAAGCAGTATCCCGAATTGATGGAGCATGTCTCCACCTGCCGCTCTCCTATGCAGATGTTTGCTTCTGTCATAAAAGCACAGCATGAGCCTACCGACCGTAAGTGTGTCCATGTGGCAATCATGCCTTGTACCGCTAAAAAATTCGAGGCAGCCCGTGAGGAATTCACCACCGATGGCACTTCTTCCGTGGATTATGTAATCACTACTCAGGAACTGATTCAAATGATCAAGGAATCCGGCATTATGTTCTCGCAGCTTGAGCCGGAAGCTGTTGATATGCCCTTTGGCACCATGAGCGGCGCCGGTGTAATCTTCGGTGTAACTGGTGGTGTTACCGAAGCGGTTCTGCGCAGAGTTTCTACCGATAAATCTTCGGCCGCCCTGCTCTCCATCGCCTACAAGGGTGTTAGAGGTATGGAAGGCGTTAAGGAGACCACCATTACTTTTGGTGAGCAAACTCTCAAAATTGCCGTTGTCAGCGGCCTTAAAAACGCAAGTGACCTGATTGAACGAATCAAGGCAGGCGAGCACTATGACTTTATCGAGGTTATGGCTTGCCCCGGCGGCTGTGTCAGCGGCGCCGGCCAGCCCTTCGCATCTTTGGAACAGCGTGAATCCAGAGGCAAGGGTCTTTATTCCGCCGACAAGCTTTGCAACATCAAGCGCTCTGAGGAAAACCCCCTGATGATGTCGCTGTATAACGGTGTACTCAAAGGGCGTGTCCACGAGCTTTTGCATGTAGATTACAAATTATCTGAGGGGGTCAAATAG
- a CDS encoding (2Fe-2S) ferredoxin domain-containing protein, translating to MLELSVCIGSSCHLKGSYNVIQEFQQMIEENALHDKLDFKSTFCMKQCSNKGVSVSINGDIYDLLPGAAKEFFNSNVLAQL from the coding sequence ATGCTTGAGTTAAGTGTGTGTATCGGCAGCTCCTGTCATTTAAAGGGTTCCTACAATGTAATCCAAGAGTTTCAGCAAATGATCGAAGAGAATGCGTTACATGACAAGCTTGACTTTAAGTCTACTTTTTGCATGAAACAGTGCTCCAATAAAGGGGTTTCTGTTTCAATTAACGGAGATATTTATGATCTGCTCCCCGGAGCAGCCAAAGAGTTCTTTAACTCCAACGTTTTGGCCCAGCTGTAA
- a CDS encoding superoxide dismutase, whose translation MFEQIKLNYSFNALEPYIDTLTMETHYLKHLAAYTKNFNEAAKAAGLEDKSAEWILANWETAVPQEYKTAIRNNGGGFLNHNLYFQHLSPKGGGEPSGALAAKIKETFGSYENFKDLITKAAMGQFGSGWAWLSANAAGDLKLSTSPNQDNPILETGGVWTPILGIDVWEHAYYLKHLNLRGDYLKDLFHVLDWKQVEKNYADKMNSGK comes from the coding sequence ATGTTTGAGCAGATTAAACTGAATTATTCCTTTAACGCATTGGAGCCATATATTGATACTCTGACCATGGAGACCCACTATTTAAAGCACCTTGCGGCTTACACCAAAAATTTCAACGAGGCTGCAAAGGCGGCTGGGCTTGAAGATAAAAGCGCCGAGTGGATTCTGGCCAATTGGGAAACAGCGGTTCCGCAGGAATATAAGACCGCTATACGCAACAACGGCGGCGGTTTCTTGAACCACAACCTCTATTTCCAGCATCTATCGCCTAAGGGGGGCGGTGAGCCTTCCGGCGCCTTGGCTGCAAAAATAAAGGAAACCTTTGGTTCCTATGAGAATTTCAAAGATTTGATTACCAAGGCTGCCATGGGGCAGTTTGGTTCCGGCTGGGCATGGCTTTCGGCTAATGCCGCCGGTGATCTGAAGCTTTCCACCAGCCCCAATCAGGATAACCCGATTTTGGAGACCGGTGGGGTGTGGACCCCGATTTTGGGCATTGATGTTTGGGAACATGCCTATTATCTCAAGCACTTGAACCTGCGGGGCGATTATCTGAAGGATTTATTCCATGTGCTGGATTGGAAGCAGGTCGAAAAAAACTATGCAGATAAAATGAATTCTGGGAAATAA
- a CDS encoding heme NO-binding domain-containing protein: protein MKGTVVSAWIKSCEKLYSKPLVDGALEQNGLPHTKVFTPLEDVDEALCTNLMDTIAQNAGVTKEDMWRMIGHENIETFFHMYSGFFRHESAYNFLKSMNDVHAIVMRRFKGAKPPVLDMEPISKYSAYFTYRSKRGMFDYFLGMLEGSGMHYGEEIAVQVIQRSESEMKLKLTFQHPVQEKRRFWLNLLFSFGILRSASVKTALLGGLLVSGAAYLFPAYAASPLSLGVLSLVSILVAALVLHLPYHTIKGEIKRLTNKDYSSNLHLRTADGYQTLGNELEAMKQGVQKDFIGFNAVVDEMYTFNKTVSRICLEMNKTSDNISVVIRELAAGANAQATDTEKSIRILDQNLTNVNQIAEEEQANSQLLEGAVVNIEQSFEGVQVTASQILGVLKQFNEIRNHGMALTEQVKSLTGIVSMVSQISQQTNLLALNASVEAARAGAAGKGFAVVASEVSTLAQRTKNAVESINGVLTNFVGKLEQLVSGVNTQYTVLEVESEKLSDAVNNSSLSNQQIKLVSGKLADTAQRLQEQTTDISMLFDKMHSLAAIAEENSAATDEANVSVHTYTEQTKELTRQILVFDKLIESFKEDLGRYSL from the coding sequence ATGAAAGGAACTGTTGTTTCTGCATGGATAAAAAGCTGTGAAAAGCTCTATTCTAAACCTTTGGTGGATGGTGCGCTGGAGCAAAACGGTCTGCCCCATACCAAGGTCTTTACACCGCTGGAGGATGTAGACGAAGCCCTCTGCACCAATCTTATGGATACCATTGCTCAAAATGCGGGTGTTACCAAAGAAGATATGTGGCGCATGATTGGGCATGAAAATATCGAAACCTTTTTTCATATGTATTCCGGCTTCTTCCGGCATGAAAGCGCCTACAATTTCCTGAAATCCATGAACGATGTGCATGCCATTGTCATGCGCCGATTTAAAGGCGCTAAGCCTCCTGTGCTGGATATGGAGCCAATTTCCAAATACAGCGCCTATTTTACATACCGCTCCAAGCGGGGGATGTTTGATTATTTTTTAGGTATGCTGGAAGGTTCCGGTATGCATTATGGAGAAGAAATTGCCGTGCAGGTTATCCAGCGCAGTGAAAGTGAAATGAAGCTTAAGCTGACCTTCCAGCATCCTGTGCAGGAAAAACGCCGCTTTTGGCTGAATTTGCTGTTCTCCTTCGGCATACTCCGCAGTGCCAGCGTGAAGACCGCCTTACTGGGGGGCCTTTTGGTGAGTGGTGCCGCTTATTTATTCCCGGCTTATGCAGCCTCCCCCCTTTCTCTGGGAGTTCTTTCTCTTGTATCAATTTTAGTGGCAGCACTGGTGCTTCATCTCCCCTATCACACCATTAAAGGGGAAATCAAGCGGCTGACCAATAAAGATTATTCCAGCAATCTGCATCTGCGCACGGCCGATGGTTATCAGACCTTAGGCAACGAACTGGAGGCTATGAAGCAGGGCGTTCAGAAGGATTTTATTGGCTTCAATGCTGTTGTGGATGAAATGTATACCTTTAACAAGACTGTTTCCCGCATCTGCTTAGAAATGAACAAAACCTCCGATAATATTTCGGTGGTCATTCGTGAGTTGGCGGCAGGCGCCAATGCACAGGCTACCGATACAGAAAAATCCATTCGTATTTTGGATCAAAACCTGACTAACGTCAACCAGATCGCCGAGGAAGAACAAGCCAACAGCCAACTGCTGGAAGGTGCCGTGGTCAATATTGAGCAGAGCTTCGAAGGGGTTCAGGTGACTGCCTCGCAGATTCTGGGGGTTCTGAAACAATTCAATGAGATTCGCAATCATGGCATGGCGCTTACAGAACAAGTGAAGAGCCTGACAGGCATTGTCTCCATGGTTTCCCAGATTTCGCAGCAGACTAATCTGCTGGCTTTGAATGCCTCTGTGGAAGCAGCCCGTGCCGGAGCCGCCGGAAAAGGCTTTGCAGTGGTGGCCAGCGAAGTAAGCACCCTGGCCCAGCGCACCAAAAATGCTGTGGAAAGCATCAATGGGGTTTTGACCAATTTTGTCGGCAAGCTGGAGCAATTGGTTTCAGGGGTTAATACCCAATATACGGTCTTGGAAGTCGAAAGCGAAAAGCTATCGGATGCTGTGAATAACTCCAGCCTTTCCAACCAACAGATTAAGTTGGTTTCAGGGAAGCTTGCCGATACGGCCCAGCGTTTGCAGGAACAGACTACTGATATTTCTATGCTGTTTGATAAAATGCACAGCCTTGCTGCAATTGCTGAAGAAAACAGCGCCGCCACCGATGAGGCCAATGTCAGTGTTCATACCTATACAGAACAAACCAAGGAGCTTACCCGCCAGATTCTTGTTTTTGATAAGCTGATCGAAAGCTTTAAAGAGGATTTGGGCCGGTACTCTCTTTAA